A window of the Nitrosopumilus ureiphilus genome harbors these coding sequences:
- a CDS encoding NAD-dependent epimerase/dehydratase family protein — MNIAVTGGAGFIGSHIIEYLVNRGDSVTVIDNLYTGKIENLAAVIDQINFIQTDIRNIDSLRKILKNIDGVFHEAALASVQESFSKPNEYHDVNVNGTENILKLAKEFGFKVVYASSSSVYGNPINIPIKEDAQKIPINPYAQTKLDDEILAEKFSKLGVNVIGLRYFNVFGERQSENYAGVIKLFLERIQNKEPPIIYGDGSQIRDFIYVKDVVRANIMALESNVKHAFINIGTGKTISILELANQIIKASNLTLKPIHKKALEGDVHKSQADVTLAKKLLNWEYKVELKDWLSETVSDLIRIKSSE, encoded by the coding sequence ATGAATATAGCTGTAACGGGAGGAGCAGGTTTTATCGGTAGCCACATTATAGAGTATTTAGTTAACAGAGGAGATTCTGTAACGGTAATTGACAATCTTTATACAGGAAAGATAGAAAATTTAGCAGCTGTTATAGATCAGATAAATTTTATTCAAACAGACATTCGAAACATAGATTCTTTAAGAAAGATTTTAAAAAATATTGACGGAGTTTTTCATGAAGCCGCATTAGCATCAGTTCAAGAATCATTTTCTAAACCAAATGAATATCACGATGTAAATGTTAATGGCACTGAAAATATTCTCAAATTAGCAAAAGAGTTTGGATTCAAAGTAGTATATGCTAGCTCATCAAGTGTTTATGGAAATCCAATAAACATCCCCATAAAAGAAGATGCACAGAAAATCCCAATTAATCCATATGCTCAAACCAAACTAGATGATGAAATTTTAGCAGAAAAATTTTCTAAACTAGGAGTTAATGTTATTGGATTAAGATATTTCAATGTCTTTGGAGAACGTCAGTCAGAAAATTATGCAGGAGTAATAAAATTATTTCTTGAAAGAATACAAAACAAAGAACCACCCATAATTTATGGTGATGGTTCACAAATCAGAGATTTCATTTATGTAAAAGATGTGGTCAGAGCAAACATTATGGCATTAGAGAGTAATGTAAAACATGCTTTTATCAATATTGGAACAGGAAAAACGATTTCAATATTAGAATTAGCTAATCAAATTATTAAAGCATCAAATCTCACATTAAAACCAATACATAAAAAAGCGTTGGAAGGAGATGTTCACAAAAGTCAAGCTGATGTAACATTAGCTAAAAAATTATTAAACTGGGAATACAAGGTTGAATTAAAAGATTGGTTAAGTGAAACAGTTTCAGATCTAATTAGAATAAAAAGTAGTGAATAA
- a CDS encoding PIG-L deacetylase family protein: protein MNLEKERLLVISPHADDEVMGCFGLINKIKKGGGQVYVQVLSLGGFDKFEGTRITKEDWRDEVSKVSKFLNIDKYEIAHYNDEIIHIDTMPQQELIELLGFRSKIAISKIKPTIVAIPTIFSTHQDHTQAYKVAIAALRPHSQKTSHLPHLVVSYESPEYYFWSAASEFGKFSPNFYVNLTKNDINKKIKAMNIYKTQIRPEQRDGSSLTALARIRGNEIGLDYAEAYHIHRFFI from the coding sequence TTGAATTTAGAAAAAGAAAGATTACTTGTCATTTCTCCTCATGCTGATGATGAGGTAATGGGCTGTTTTGGCTTGATTAATAAAATAAAAAAAGGTGGAGGACAAGTCTATGTTCAAGTATTGTCGTTGGGAGGATTTGATAAATTTGAAGGAACACGAATAACCAAGGAAGATTGGAGGGATGAAGTATCAAAGGTTTCAAAATTTCTGAATATTGACAAATATGAGATTGCACATTATAATGATGAAATTATACATATTGATACAATGCCTCAACAAGAATTAATTGAATTATTGGGATTTAGAAGTAAAATTGCAATATCTAAAATTAAACCTACAATAGTTGCAATCCCAACTATCTTTTCAACTCATCAGGATCATACTCAAGCGTATAAGGTTGCAATTGCCGCATTGAGACCGCATTCACAAAAGACATCACATTTACCCCATCTTGTTGTTTCATACGAATCTCCCGAATATTATTTTTGGTCAGCCGCTTCTGAATTTGGAAAGTTTTCCCCTAATTTTTATGTAAATCTTACAAAAAATGATATTAACAAAAAAATTAAGGCCATGAATATTTACAAAACTCAAATTCGTCCAGAACAACGGGATGGAAGTAGTTTAACTGCCCTTGCAAGAATTAGAGGCAATGAAATTGGTCTTGATTATGCTGAAGCGTATCATATTCATAGATTTTTCATATGA
- a CDS encoding nucleotide sugar dehydrogenase: MENSDSRLNGLEHIQELLSSKNLRVCVVGVGRIGLPTALSFAKSGLPTIGVDINADLVTRINSNDYPLKDEPGYDVIFNQVVTNKKFHASTKIEDVVPNSEVILLSLPTPMDKNNIPDYSALKSVGAKLGELLEPGSLVVVESTIEPGFVENELVKIIEDGNKHLVAGKNFSIGVCPETANPGEIMLDFTHLPRLVGAIDEKTTKIIMEIYEYVFPVELIPMPDCKTANAVKLTTNVFRDLNIAFVNQLALLFEKLGIDISVVLDAAKRKYNFQVHYPGPGVGGPCLPVNSYQMLNSAKQFDSNMLSLVKTGREVNESMPDHVIDLIIDGLKDAKKEISSSTILLLGISYKPEVKDIQLTPAEKIVEKLKEHGAKIKIYDPFFKSVNVFDIQTENNIEQALTNVDSIVLVTAHKEFYDLKPSYIASKIQMPVIIDTKRIFDTDDAKKSKLIFRSLGTGKF, encoded by the coding sequence ATGGAAAACAGTGACTCAAGATTAAATGGTTTAGAACATATTCAAGAATTGCTTTCTAGTAAAAATTTGAGGGTTTGTGTTGTTGGTGTAGGACGAATTGGATTGCCTACCGCTCTATCTTTTGCAAAATCAGGATTGCCTACTATAGGAGTTGACATAAATGCTGATTTGGTAACTAGAATTAATTCAAATGATTATCCTTTAAAAGATGAACCAGGTTATGATGTCATATTTAATCAAGTAGTAACAAACAAAAAATTTCATGCATCAACCAAAATAGAAGATGTTGTTCCAAATTCTGAAGTTATACTATTGTCCTTACCAACCCCTATGGATAAAAACAATATACCTGATTATTCTGCATTAAAATCTGTAGGAGCAAAACTTGGGGAATTACTAGAACCTGGTTCATTAGTAGTTGTAGAAAGTACAATTGAACCTGGATTTGTTGAAAATGAACTAGTCAAAATCATTGAAGATGGCAATAAACATTTAGTTGCTGGAAAGAATTTTTCAATAGGTGTGTGTCCAGAAACTGCAAATCCTGGAGAAATAATGCTTGATTTTACTCATCTTCCTAGATTAGTAGGAGCGATAGATGAAAAAACCACTAAAATAATTATGGAGATTTACGAATATGTTTTTCCAGTAGAACTTATTCCAATGCCTGACTGTAAAACTGCAAATGCAGTAAAACTAACTACTAATGTATTTAGAGATCTTAACATTGCATTTGTAAATCAACTTGCATTACTATTTGAAAAACTAGGAATTGATATATCCGTTGTTCTTGATGCTGCTAAAAGAAAATATAATTTTCAAGTTCATTATCCTGGACCTGGAGTTGGAGGTCCATGTTTACCAGTTAATTCATACCAAATGCTAAATTCTGCAAAACAATTTGATAGTAACATGTTAAGCCTTGTTAAAACCGGAAGAGAAGTAAATGAAAGTATGCCAGATCATGTAATTGACTTGATAATTGATGGATTAAAAGATGCGAAAAAAGAAATTTCCAGTTCCACCATTTTATTATTAGGAATTTCATACAAACCTGAAGTTAAAGATATCCAACTAACACCTGCAGAAAAAATTGTTGAAAAACTAAAAGAGCATGGCGCAAAAATCAAAATCTATGATCCCTTTTTTAAATCAGTAAATGTGTTTGATATCCAAACAGAAAATAATATTGAGCAAGCATTGACAAATGTTGATTCTATTGTTCTTGTTACTGCACACAAAGAATTTTACGATTTAAAACCATCGTATATAGCATCAAAAATACAAATGCCTGTAATCATTGATACTAAAAGAATCTTTGACACAGATGATGCAAAAAAATCAAAATTAATCTTTAGATCTCTTGGTACTGGTAAATTCTAG
- a CDS encoding asparagine synthase C-terminal domain-containing protein: MLVDPNQIRNILTLRYDPSQKPLLPQLTWKDFVPKTSDFSLDFIEKSIENYILKKIHSSDVKRLSLALSGGVDSSLVLAFLKKTIPDLTIDAISIKFADSIDETKTAEKIAEHFGINHHVLFLENYLKELPKAISITKLPFWDLHWYYVAKKSKNFSNYLAAGDGGDEVFGGYTFRYAKFLSLINLKSSTLEKTKAYLKCHERDSVIDQEEIFGEKISFDWNLIYDQILPHFDNSLSDLDQVFLADYNGKLMYNFAPINQRINNYFELTSIAPLLSTKIIFYASHLHSKQKYDDLNNIGKIPLQQLLRKYNLDSLILKAKQGFSVDTLNLWKSYGQELCKYYLSDARIVKDQWINGNWILKHIGRNDLDVRYVNKFLGLLALEIWYRLFITQEMKSDTNLS, from the coding sequence ATGTTAGTAGACCCAAACCAAATCAGAAATATTCTTACTTTAAGATATGATCCTTCTCAGAAACCATTGCTGCCTCAATTAACTTGGAAAGACTTTGTACCAAAAACTAGTGATTTCTCTCTTGATTTTATTGAAAAATCCATTGAAAATTATATTTTAAAAAAAATTCATTCTTCTGATGTTAAAAGATTATCTTTAGCACTAAGTGGTGGTGTGGATTCTTCACTTGTATTGGCTTTTCTTAAAAAAACAATACCTGATCTAACAATTGATGCAATTTCAATAAAATTTGCTGATAGTATTGATGAAACCAAAACTGCAGAAAAAATTGCTGAACATTTTGGAATAAATCACCACGTGTTGTTTTTAGAAAATTATCTAAAAGAACTCCCAAAAGCTATTAGCATTACTAAACTTCCATTTTGGGATTTACATTGGTATTATGTGGCAAAAAAATCTAAAAATTTTTCAAATTATTTAGCAGCAGGAGATGGAGGTGATGAAGTATTTGGTGGTTATACCTTTAGATATGCAAAATTTTTATCATTAATTAATTTAAAATCTTCTACTTTAGAAAAAACAAAGGCATATCTAAAATGTCATGAACGAGATAGTGTTATAGATCAAGAAGAAATTTTTGGAGAAAAAATATCTTTTGATTGGAATTTGATTTATGACCAAATTTTACCCCATTTTGATAATTCTTTGTCTGATTTAGATCAAGTTTTTCTTGCAGATTATAATGGAAAATTAATGTATAATTTTGCCCCCATAAATCAAAGAATAAACAATTATTTTGAATTAACTTCAATTGCCCCATTGCTTTCAACTAAAATAATTTTTTATGCTAGTCATTTACATTCCAAACAGAAATATGATGATCTCAACAATATCGGAAAAATTCCATTGCAACAACTTTTAAGAAAATATAATTTGGATTCATTAATTCTAAAAGCAAAACAGGGATTCAGTGTTGATACATTAAATCTTTGGAAATCTTATGGACAAGAATTATGTAAATATTATCTATCTGATGCAAGAATCGTCAAAGATCAATGGATAAATGGAAACTGGATTTTAAAGCATATTGGGAGAAATGATTTAGATGTTCGATATGTGAACAAATTTTTAGGATTATTGGCATTGGAAATTTGGTATAGGCTATTCATTACACAAGAAATGAAGTCTGACACTAATCTAAGTTAA
- a CDS encoding glycosyltransferase family 4 protein has protein sequence MKLLIAYGSQGKFFHLNEFSDALQKLGVKTMLIKDTDFSTGFPSKRPQEWFGTNKKFRKLIDEFTPDAVFIDRQSHFGIDTIKSKIPLFVLLRGHYWSEIEWAKKTLYKGPIMRSVIWFRNKIAEKCFRDATAILPICKYLENIVKEHHPKQETFPFLEGINAEHWYNVEGMKLKHPCVGLLQGADWWGKTKEMLILKKVMDELPNVNFYWVGDGVYREKIISELEKFENFNWLGHLQYPEKVREFLSEIDIYALVSGMDLAPLTLKEAQLMEKPVIATDTGGISEMMQDNETGFLVEEGNANDLIDKISILLNDKKLALQMGKSGRQFVIKTFSWDVIAKRFLDYAKNRLKINLD, from the coding sequence GGATACGGATTTTAGTACAGGTTTTCCAAGTAAAAGACCACAAGAATGGTTTGGTACAAATAAAAAATTTAGAAAATTAATAGATGAATTTACTCCAGATGCAGTATTCATTGATAGACAATCTCATTTTGGAATTGACACAATTAAATCAAAAATTCCATTATTTGTGTTATTAAGAGGTCATTATTGGTCAGAAATAGAATGGGCAAAAAAAACATTGTATAAAGGACCTATTATGAGGAGTGTAATTTGGTTTAGAAACAAGATTGCTGAAAAATGTTTTAGAGATGCAACTGCAATATTACCAATATGCAAATACTTGGAAAATATTGTAAAAGAACATCATCCAAAACAAGAAACTTTTCCATTTTTAGAGGGAATTAATGCTGAACATTGGTATAATGTTGAAGGAATGAAGTTAAAACACCCTTGTGTAGGATTGCTACAAGGTGCAGATTGGTGGGGAAAAACAAAAGAGATGTTAATTTTAAAAAAAGTCATGGATGAACTTCCCAATGTAAATTTCTATTGGGTAGGCGATGGAGTCTATAGAGAAAAGATAATTTCAGAATTAGAAAAGTTTGAGAATTTTAATTGGTTAGGTCATTTACAGTATCCTGAAAAAGTTAGAGAATTTCTAAGTGAGATAGATATTTACGCATTGGTAAGTGGAATGGACTTGGCTCCTCTTACACTAAAGGAAGCTCAATTAATGGAAAAACCTGTTATTGCCACAGATACAGGTGGGATTTCAGAGATGATGCAAGATAATGAAACAGGATTTTTAGTAGAGGAAGGAAATGCAAATGATCTAATAGACAAAATTTCAATTTTATTAAATGATAAAAAACTAGCCTTACAAATGGGAAAATCAGGAAGACAATTTGTAATTAAGACTTTTAGTTGGGATGTAATTGCAAAACGTTTTTTAGATTATGCTAAAAACAGGTTAAAGATTAACTTAGATTAG